From a single Streptomyces sp. NBC_01264 genomic region:
- a CDS encoding EamA family transporter, with product MQASGRHAGLGLALIAAIAFGSSGVAAKPLIEAGLDPLHVVWLRVAGAALVLSPLAWRHRDLVRRKPLLLAGFGIVAVAGVQAFYFASLSRIPVGVALLLEYLGPALLLGWIRFVQRKPVTRAAAAGAAVAVVGLACVVQIWAGLSLDPLGVLLGLAAACCQAFYFVFADQGSDGDDVPDPIGVITYGMIVGTLVMTVIARPWGIDWQVLGGEAALGDLMVPAYALVGWVVLIATVFAYLTGVVSVRKLSPQVAGVVACLEAVVATVLAWVLLGEHLSTWQIIGGALVLGGAFIAQTSRKPAPPGVAEPVAALDHDPSKV from the coding sequence ATGCAAGCGTCAGGGAGACATGCCGGACTGGGCCTCGCCCTCATTGCGGCGATCGCGTTCGGTAGTTCGGGTGTGGCGGCGAAGCCGCTGATCGAGGCGGGTCTGGACCCGCTCCACGTGGTCTGGCTCAGGGTGGCCGGGGCGGCCCTCGTGCTGTCCCCGCTGGCCTGGCGCCATCGCGATCTCGTACGCCGCAAACCCCTGCTGCTCGCGGGCTTCGGGATCGTCGCCGTGGCCGGCGTGCAGGCCTTCTACTTCGCCTCGCTGTCCCGGATCCCCGTCGGTGTCGCGCTGCTGCTGGAGTACCTCGGCCCCGCGCTGCTGCTCGGCTGGATCCGCTTCGTGCAGCGCAAGCCCGTGACCCGGGCCGCCGCGGCCGGAGCCGCCGTCGCCGTCGTGGGTCTCGCCTGCGTGGTGCAGATCTGGGCCGGGCTGAGCCTGGACCCGCTCGGCGTGCTGCTCGGCCTCGCGGCCGCCTGCTGCCAGGCCTTCTACTTCGTCTTCGCCGACCAGGGCAGCGACGGGGACGACGTGCCGGACCCGATCGGCGTGATCACGTACGGCATGATCGTCGGCACCCTCGTGATGACCGTGATCGCCCGGCCCTGGGGGATCGACTGGCAGGTGCTCGGCGGCGAGGCGGCGCTCGGGGACCTGATGGTGCCCGCGTACGCGCTGGTCGGCTGGGTGGTGCTGATCGCGACCGTGTTCGCGTACCTGACCGGCGTCGTCTCCGTGCGCAAGCTGTCCCCGCAGGTCGCCGGCGTGGTGGCCTGCCTGGAGGCGGTCGTGGCGACCGTACTGGCCTGGGTGCTCCTGGGCGAGCACCTCTCGACCTGGCAGATCATCGGCGGCGCGCTGGTGCTGGGCGGGGCGTTCATTGCGCAGACCTCCCGGAAGCCCGCGCCGCCCGGGGTCGCCGAGCCGGTGGCCGCTCTGGACCACGATCCGAGCAAGGTCTAG
- a CDS encoding type II toxin-antitoxin system Rv0910 family toxin, which yields MAEVTAESRIEASAAKLWSQLTDWDAYGQWSMTHTNFPKGGPETLAVGSTFAENMKMMGFPAEVLWTVSELEDERVFAITGKGPMGVAVLTRYTLIPDGEATTVRIDGEFTGAAVSLMAGKLKDSATAALNESLRKLSGLVV from the coding sequence ATGGCTGAAGTCACCGCGGAATCACGCATCGAGGCGTCCGCCGCGAAGCTCTGGTCCCAGCTGACCGACTGGGACGCTTACGGCCAGTGGAGCATGACCCACACCAACTTCCCGAAGGGCGGTCCCGAGACCCTCGCAGTGGGTTCCACCTTCGCCGAGAACATGAAGATGATGGGCTTCCCCGCCGAGGTCCTCTGGACGGTATCGGAGCTGGAGGACGAGCGCGTCTTCGCGATCACCGGCAAGGGGCCGATGGGCGTGGCCGTCCTGACCCGCTACACCCTGATCCCGGACGGCGAGGCCACCACCGTCCGCATCGACGGCGAGTTCACCGGCGCCGCGGTCTCCCTCATGGCGGGCAAGCTCAAGGACTCGGCCACCGCCGCCCTGAACGAGTCGCTCCGCAAGCTCTCCGGCCTGGTCGTCTGA
- a CDS encoding PadR family transcriptional regulator has protein sequence MRSHGQHGHDHGHEHGRGHGHCGPDRREEFQGRRAAFGPFGPPFGGGPFGGRGGRGGPRGRARRGDVRASLLALLADRPMHGYEMIQEIGERSGGAWKPSPGSVYPTLQLLEDEGLITSESEGGKKLFTLTEAGRTEAESGPDAPWAEAGRGFDFEAMNEVRTAGFGLMEAFGQVFKTGTPAQREKALAVINDTRKKLYLILADEH, from the coding sequence ATGCGTTCACACGGACAGCACGGACACGACCACGGACATGAGCACGGACGGGGTCACGGCCACTGCGGGCCGGACCGTCGGGAGGAGTTCCAGGGGCGGCGTGCCGCCTTCGGGCCGTTCGGGCCGCCCTTCGGCGGCGGGCCCTTCGGCGGGCGGGGCGGACGCGGCGGACCGCGTGGCCGGGCCCGGCGGGGTGATGTGCGCGCCTCCCTCCTGGCGCTGCTCGCCGACCGGCCGATGCACGGCTACGAGATGATCCAGGAGATCGGCGAGCGCAGCGGCGGGGCCTGGAAGCCCAGCCCGGGGTCGGTCTACCCGACCCTGCAGCTCCTGGAGGACGAGGGCCTCATCACCAGCGAGAGCGAGGGCGGCAAGAAGCTGTTCACGCTCACCGAGGCCGGCCGCACCGAGGCCGAGTCCGGCCCGGACGCCCCCTGGGCGGAGGCCGGCAGGGGCTTCGACTTCGAGGCGATGAACGAGGTCCGGACGGCCGGATTCGGCCTGATGGAGGCCTTCGGCCAGGTCTTCAAGACCGGCACTCCCGCGCAGCGGGAGAAGGCCCTCGCCGTCATCAACGACACCCGCAAGAAGCTCTACCTGATCCTGGCCGACGAGCACTGA
- a CDS encoding PhzF family phenazine biosynthesis protein, which yields MRIRIVDAFTDRPFGGNPAGVLLLEGEGGFPPDAWLQQVATEVNLSETAFVHPLPPGGEADWALRWFTPGGEVDMCGHATLATAHVLATSGLATGTVRFSARCGILAVTAAEDGTLVMDFPTSSLTEVEPDAAVERALGATAKSVHDTAAHIGDLVVELADERAVRELTPDHAALRGHSRRGIIVTAPAEDPSRGYDFVSRGFFPALGINEDPVTGSAHTALAPFWAQRLGRTELVGLQGGARTGLVRVRLLGDRTLLIGRAVTVVDGELLTAP from the coding sequence ATGCGCATCCGAATCGTCGACGCCTTCACCGACCGCCCGTTCGGCGGCAACCCCGCCGGAGTCCTCCTCCTCGAAGGCGAGGGCGGGTTCCCCCCGGACGCCTGGCTCCAGCAGGTCGCCACCGAGGTCAACCTCTCCGAGACCGCCTTCGTCCATCCGCTCCCGCCGGGTGGCGAGGCGGACTGGGCGCTGCGGTGGTTCACCCCGGGCGGCGAGGTCGACATGTGCGGCCACGCGACGCTGGCCACCGCCCACGTCCTGGCCACCAGCGGCCTGGCGACCGGGACGGTCCGCTTCTCCGCCCGCTGCGGGATCCTGGCGGTCACGGCCGCCGAGGACGGGACCCTGGTCATGGACTTCCCGACCTCCTCCCTGACCGAGGTCGAGCCGGACGCCGCCGTGGAGCGCGCGCTCGGCGCCACGGCCAAGTCGGTCCACGACACCGCCGCGCACATCGGGGACCTCGTGGTGGAGCTGGCCGACGAGCGGGCCGTACGGGAGCTCACGCCGGACCACGCCGCCCTGCGCGGCCACTCCCGGCGCGGCATCATCGTGACCGCGCCGGCCGAGGACCCCTCCCGCGGCTACGACTTCGTCTCGCGCGGCTTCTTCCCCGCCCTCGGCATCAACGAGGACCCGGTCACCGGCAGCGCCCACACCGCACTGGCCCCTTTCTGGGCGCAGCGCCTCGGCCGCACGGAGCTCGTCGGCCTCCAGGGCGGAGCCCGCACCGGCCTGGTCCGGGTCCGGCTGCTGGGCGACCGCACGCTGCTGATCGGGCGCGCGGTCACGGTCGTCGACGGCGAGCTGCTCACCGCCCCGTAG